Proteins found in one Ptychodera flava strain L36383 chromosome 3, AS_Pfla_20210202, whole genome shotgun sequence genomic segment:
- the LOC139129817 gene encoding hemicentin-1-like, whose protein sequence is MPYAETTAVQIAIFVVLTHVTITGSLSFDEEPVDTIRTVGDDAQLNCSFLDWNWEPLTWTKEDPGGYGISFEGSVFHENHYLVDDYGTGAYSLRIVNATVARDGVYRCEVFTDKSIRSTAELYIMDDSPECDVVPGSTVIAGDITHFNCSINKAVPPGTLVWRMDGEPVASESDSLIHEWSTSFHRTQHGSRLTCALEYFTLSESLSCDDIEMDVQYAPIVTSQLTGDVSQSGEVIEGKSFVAECIVLDSNPEHDNITWFDGDTVIGSDELVTFDMVDRSEAGTYVCVASNTYWNGQRGENETYITVDVQYLDNVTIVYENGGKVIEGEVYTTQCLSRSNPEADFKWYDSYGVLVGTEATLTLDGVHRDDSGLLTCVGNVAFWDGSSEISNSTMTLDVQYISDAVIYDYSDGKVIDGQRYYANCSVDANPPGSMYWITPNGTVIDGEQLVIEVAERTDAGNYTCGANVTFWDGTEKHAQSVIHIDVQYSPNVTITDSTDGKAIEEGSYQAMCHAQGNPDPDIVWYDDDGDMVMAGPDLVIDDISKENSGEYTCQANNTFWNGDQGKANETIFVDVQYISIPVVYSANDGLVIEGQPYYANCTVESNPSGTVFWLTPNWNVSEGAYVEIEETDRTDTGNYTCMGETTYWDGSVGRRDKTTYVDVQYVPDVDNGHVVCKEGEDTVLPCVVDANPEPHSHTWQREGVIISEGPTLIIDNCSRTDAANYTCTAVNGFYDGSQGIGEGTVGLVVEYLPQVNLTALPQTTLMEGEDVILQCQYMDGLPTPYKLTLTFGADDVLVEEEDGSALEYNISAVDRSQSGTYECRTTTLFYDSSEGHSSENLELIVVYSATIVPEDIRTFEAEIGDTVTMDCTADGMPTPDITWYDEESYPILDGEENRKISKVIEGARIISSLAVTVVSDFYYGEYTCKASNGISSDDTQLFQIVSLETGALNTDAIIIVTVTLGVLLLVAVTISVVLLVRRRKNGSATLNGSSELSIM, encoded by the exons ATGCCATATGCAG AAACTACGGCGGTacaaattgcgattttcgtcgTCCTGACTCACGTCACCATCACAG GTTCGTTGTCGTTTGACGAAGAACCCGTTGACACAATAAGGACCGTCGGAGATGACGCTCAGCTAAACTGCAGCTTCCTTGACTGGAATTGGGAACCCCTGACGTGGACAAAGGAGGACCCTGGGGGCTATGGGATCTCATTCGAAGGCAGCGTCTTCCATGAGAACCACTACCTAGTCGACGACTATGGTACTGGGGCATACAGCTTGAGAATAGTCAACGCAACAGTGGCCAGGGATGGCGTTTACAGATGTGAAGTCTTTACGGATAAATCGATAAGATCAACGGCAGAGTTATACATTATGG ATGACTCTCCCGAGTGTGATGTGGTCCCTGGAAGCACAGTCATAGCTGGAGACATCACGCATTTCAACTGCTCAATCAACAAGGCCGTGCCACCGGGGACGCTGGTTTGGCGCATGGACGGTGAGCCTGTGGCCAGCGAGAGCGATTCTCTGATTCACGAGTGGTCAACGTCTTTCCACAGGACGCAACACGGTTCTCGCTTGACATGCGCATTGGAATATTTCACGTTGTCAGAAAGTCTCTCATGTGATGATATCGAAATGGATGTTCAGT ACGCGCCCATTGTGACGTCACAGTTAACAGGGGATGTTAGTCAGTCCGGGGAGGTGATAGAAGGCAAGTCATTCGTCGCCGAGTGCATAGTGCTCGACAGCAATCCCGAACACGACAACATTACGTGGTTTGACGGAGACACAGTTATCGGGTCAGACGagttggtgacctttgacatggtTGACAGGAGCGAGGCCGGGACCTACGTCTGTGTGGCTAGCAATACATATTGGAATGGACAGCGAGGAGAAAACGAAACTTATATCACAGTAGATGTACAGT ATCTAGACAATGTCACAATAGTGtatgaaaatggcgggaaagtTATCGAAGGAGAAGTATACACAACCCAGTGCTTATCTCGTTCCAATCCGGAGGCGGACTTCAAGTGGTATGACTCTTACGGCGTGCTTGTTGGCACGGAAGCAACCCTTACCTTGGACGGCGTACACAGAGACGATAGCGGACTGTTGACCTGCGTCGGTAACGTTGCATTCTGGGATGGCTCTTCGGAGATCTCGAATTCAACGATGACACTAGATGTCCAGt ATATATCCGATGCCGTCATCTATGATTACAGTGACGGCAAGGTAATCGACGGGCAACGGTATTATGCAAACTGTTCCGTGGACGCCAACCCGCCAGGCTCGATGTACTGGATTACGCCGAACGGCACGGTAATTGACGGCGAACAGCTTGTCATAGAGGTAGCCGAGCGAACCGACGCTGGTAACTACACGTGCGGGGCCAACGTCACGTTTTGGGACGGGACCGAGAAACATGCGCAGTCTGTCATCCACATCGATGTGCAGT ATTCACCAAATGTTACAATAACAGACTCAACCGATGGGAAAGCAATTGAGGAGGGGAGTTACCAGGCTATGTGTCACGCGCAGGGAAATCCCGATCCGGATATTGTTTGGTATGACGACGATGGCGATATGGTAATGGCGGGTCCCGatttggtgattgatgacatcAGTAAGGAGAACAGCGGTGAATACACATGTCAGGCTAACAACACATTCTGGAACGGTGACCAGGGGAAAGCCAACGAAACTATATTCGTTGACGTTCAAT ACATATCAATACCGGTCGTTTACTCAGCGAACGATGGCCTCGTAATCGAAGGGCAGCCATACTATGCAAATTGCACCGTTGAATCGAACCCCAGCGGAACCGTCTTCTGGCTGACACCGAACTGGAACGTAAGTGAGGGCGCCTATGTTGAAATAGAGGAGACCGACCGAACAGACACCGGCAACTACACTTGTATGGGTGAAACAACATACTGGGACGGATCGGTTGGACGACGAGATAAGACAACCTACGTAGATGTACAAT ATGTACCTGATGTTGACAATGGACACGTGGTGTGCAAAGAAGGCGAAGATACCGTACTGCCTTGCGTTGTTGATGCCAACCCTGAACCGCACAGTCACACCTGGCAGAGGGAGGGAGTTATCATATCGGAAGGGCCAACTCTGATCATCGACAATTGTAGCCGGACGGACGCCGCAAACTACACATGCACTGCTGTCAACGGATTCTATGACGGTTCACAGGGAATCGGTGAGGGAACTGTCGGCCTCGTGGTGGAAT ATCTACCACAGGTCAACCTGACTGCTCTTCCTCAAACGACGTTAATGGAGGGCGAGGATGTCATCCTCCAGTGTCAGTACATGGATGGATTGCCCACGCCGTACAAACTGACGTTGACCTTTGGCGCCGACGACGTCCTTGTCGAGGAGGAAGATGGCAGCGCTCTTGAGTACAATATATCCGCTGTAGACCGGTCGCAAAGTGGTACTTACGAATGTCGCACTACCACCCTGTTTTACGACAGCAGCGAGGGACACTCTTCCGAAAATCTGGAACTTATTGTAGTCT ACTCGGCTACAATAGTTCCGGAAGACATCAGAACTTTTGAGGCCGAAATCGGTGATACAGTAACTATGGACTGTACAGCCGACGGTATGCCAACACCGGATATCACGTGGTATGACGAGGAAAGTTACCCCATCCTGGATGGGGAAGAAAACCGGAAGATCTCAAAAGTGATAGAGGGCGCCAGAATCATCAGCAGTTTGGCGGTGACCGTTGTCAGTGACTTTTACTATGGGGAATACACATGCAAAGCTTCAAATGGCATCTCATCCGATGACACCCAACTTTTTCAAATAGTATCTCTGGAAA CAGGTGCACTGAACACTGACGCGATAATAATAGTAACAGTAACATTGGGAGTACTTTTACTGGTCGCGGTGACCATATCCGTAGTCTTACTAGTGCGGCGACGTAAAAACGGCAGCGCTACTCTGAACGGCAGCAGCGAG TTGAGTATCATGTAA